A genomic region of Rhipicephalus sanguineus isolate Rsan-2018 chromosome 1, BIME_Rsan_1.4, whole genome shotgun sequence contains the following coding sequences:
- the LOC119406532 gene encoding cellular tumor antigen p53: MTHVEPWAAEYGLDGYIFELPVPGDVWQEQQNAILWPTNSREESPHEDITMQLFNNNVLPRTTTPNTSSVNQCVNEWPGDFGFSAVIASTPKAGKNVSWTYSEKLRKLYADANVACPIRFVTEQAPPVGSFVCAVAVFRESESRRENVLRCPAHRLPENALDAGSRVDQWFHCDHPQAQNCCDDANGGRHCVRMPLGTEPFSLTFGCRNSCPGGLRRRATEMVFLLQSPEGLDLARSVVQVKVCACPGRDRRHDEQQGEERECAALVARAALPSTSTHLDAYSTDGSSSDSGGEGRGGTFLLRVKGREMYEFLCPLHQSLESSHAEHSSSLRTRLYPSSESDD; the protein is encoded by the exons ATGACTCACGTCGAGCCGTGGGCTGCCGAATACGGTCTAGATGGATATATTTTCGAGCTTCCAGTGCCTGGCGACGTTTGGCAGGAACAACAGAACGCTATCTTGTGGCCCACAAATTCGCGCGAAGAGTCGCCCCATGAAGACATCACCATGCAACTGTTCAATAACAACGTCCTGCCGAGGACCACGACTCCAAATACATCGAGCGTTAACCAGTGTGTGAATGAGTGGCCCGGTGACTTCGGATTCAGCGCTGTAATCGCGAGTACACCGAAAGCCGGCAAAAACGTTAGCTGGACGTATTCCGAGAAGCTTCGCAAGCTTTACGCTGACGCAAACGTAGCGTGCCCCATTAGGTTCGTCACCGAGCAAGCACCGCCTGTAGGTTCGTTCGTCTGTGCTGTCGCCGTTTTCCGGGAATCCGAGTCCCGGCGAGAAAATGTATTGCGGTGCCCAGCGCATCGCTTGCCTGAAAACGCGCTCgacgccggctcccgcgtggacCAGTGGTTCCACTGTGACCACCCCCAGGCACAAAACTGCTGCGACGATGCCAACGGTGGACGTCACTGCGTTCGCATGCCGTTAGGGACGGAACCTTTCAGCCTGACCTTTGGCTGCCGAAACAGCTGTCCGGGAGGACTTCGACGAAGAGCTACCGAAATGGTCTTCCTGCTCCAATCACCCGAGGGCCTGGACTTGGCACGCAGCGTCGTTCAG GTGAAGGTTTGTGCCTGTCCAGGTCGCGACCGAAGACACGATGAGCAGCAGGGCGAAGAACGTGAGTGCGCAGCGCTGGTGGCCCGCGCCGCCTTGCCGTCAACGAGCACGCATCTAGACGCCTACAGCACCGACGGGTCCAGCTCGGACAGCGGAGGCGAAGGCCGCGGCGGTACCTTCTTACTACGCGTCAAAGGTCGAGAAATGTACGAATTCTTGTGTCCGCTTCACCAGTCCCTCGAGAGCTCGCATGCGGAGCATTCATCGAGCCTCAGGACGCGGCTATACCCTTCATCAGAATCAGATGATTAA